Proteins from one Terriglobus tenax genomic window:
- a CDS encoding acyltransferase family protein has protein sequence MPARIAGAPTRAPSAGGSRNFHLDTVRAIAAAVVVFDHTRGAFFRPYSAYKSAPHGLLINLVYTDHYFARAAVMLFFLLSGYLVGMSALRAEKKGRFTWPNYLLSRLSRLWVVLIPALLLTVVLDTIGIRYGIPNSIAMGEAVAQRSLPNFLGTLVFLQKIFVEPFGSNGATWSLAFEFWYYILFPLAALAVLQARRRWLHAILFVLICALCWGEILTRFPIWCAGVVVGVVADRWPIVSRPLRRITVAASLLMLAAAVLASAAHRMGALASDYAMMVPSFTLIWALISMPPAHAGVYAKTSIFFSEMSYTLYLTHQPLVAVLSALLLRDKLWPADVPHLIMLLCGPIALAFVFAYLMYLLFESRTDTVRNWARQKLHIGSAAGA, from the coding sequence GTGCCGGCTCGCATTGCCGGTGCACCCACTCGCGCCCCCAGTGCCGGGGGTAGCCGCAACTTTCATCTGGATACCGTAAGAGCCATTGCCGCAGCGGTGGTCGTTTTCGACCACACTCGCGGTGCATTCTTCCGTCCGTACTCCGCATACAAGTCAGCCCCGCACGGCCTGCTGATCAACCTGGTCTATACCGACCACTACTTCGCACGTGCGGCGGTGATGCTGTTCTTCCTGCTCAGTGGCTACCTGGTGGGTATGTCGGCTCTGCGCGCTGAAAAGAAGGGTCGCTTTACCTGGCCCAACTACCTGCTCAGCCGCCTGTCGCGTCTCTGGGTAGTGCTCATCCCCGCGCTTCTGCTGACGGTCGTTCTGGATACGATCGGTATTCGCTATGGCATTCCCAATTCCATCGCCATGGGAGAGGCGGTAGCGCAGCGCTCTTTGCCAAACTTCCTCGGAACCCTTGTCTTCCTGCAGAAGATCTTCGTCGAGCCCTTCGGAAGCAATGGAGCCACCTGGAGCCTTGCCTTTGAGTTCTGGTACTACATCCTGTTCCCGCTGGCGGCCCTGGCCGTGCTGCAGGCAAGAAGGCGCTGGCTGCACGCAATCCTGTTCGTGTTGATCTGCGCTCTGTGCTGGGGAGAGATCCTCACCCGCTTCCCCATCTGGTGCGCGGGTGTGGTGGTCGGTGTGGTTGCGGATCGCTGGCCCATCGTCTCCAGGCCGCTTCGTCGCATCACCGTGGCCGCCTCGCTGCTTATGCTGGCCGCAGCGGTGCTGGCCTCCGCGGCGCATCGTATGGGAGCCCTCGCCAGCGACTACGCCATGATGGTGCCGTCCTTCACACTGATCTGGGCGCTTATCTCCATGCCGCCCGCACATGCGGGCGTCTATGCGAAGACATCCATCTTCTTCTCGGAGATGTCATACACGCTCTACCTGACGCACCAGCCGCTGGTCGCTGTACTCTCGGCCCTTCTGTTGCGGGACAAGTTGTGGCCAGCGGATGTTCCGCATCTGATCATGTTGCTTTGCGGACCCATCGCGCTGGCCTTTGTTTTTGCCTATCTGATGTACCTTCTGTTCGAATCCCGAACCGATACCGTCCGCAACTGGGCACGGCAGAAGCTCCATATCGGAAGCGCCGCAGGCGCCTGA
- the kdpC gene encoding potassium-transporting ATPase subunit KdpC, which yields MKKHLITASLYTLVTAVLLGIVYPLGITAVAQLLFRDKANGQIITKDGSTVGSQLIGQPFTGPRYFHSRPSAAGTGYDASASSGSNLATTSKALVDRVGASVAAEKVSNVPVDLVTASGSGLDPDLSPAAALAQVGRVAKERGRPEWIVRKLVEDHITDRQFGLLGEPRVNVLRLNLALDAGQ from the coding sequence ATGAAAAAGCACTTGATTACCGCATCGCTCTACACGCTGGTGACCGCCGTTCTGCTGGGCATTGTGTATCCCCTGGGAATAACGGCTGTGGCGCAGTTACTGTTCCGCGACAAGGCGAATGGACAGATCATCACCAAGGATGGCAGCACGGTTGGATCGCAACTGATTGGACAGCCTTTCACCGGGCCGCGTTACTTTCACAGCCGTCCTTCAGCGGCTGGAACTGGCTATGATGCCTCGGCGTCCAGCGGATCGAACCTGGCGACAACCAGTAAAGCCCTGGTGGATCGGGTGGGAGCCAGCGTAGCGGCGGAGAAGGTATCGAATGTGCCGGTAGACCTGGTGACGGCATCAGGATCGGGGCTTGATCCCGATCTCTCTCCGGCGGCTGCACTTGCGCAGGTCGGTCGAGTTGCCAAGGAGCGCGGCAGGCCTGAGTGGATCGTCCGCAAGCTGGTGGAGGATCATATTACCGATCGTCAATTCGGCCTGCTGGGCGAGCCACGTGTGAATGTATTACGGCTGAACCTTGCACTGGATGCCGGACAGTGA
- the kdpB gene encoding potassium-transporting ATPase subunit KdpB: MSHSMKRRSLFDRKIVRRAAVDALVKLDPKTMMKNPVMFVVEVGSVVTTVLLISNVITRHGHFEFDLQITLWLWFTVLFANFAEAMAEGRGKAQADALRQAKSETTAYRVGKNGLEEVPSSQLRAGDVVQVSAGQMIPGDGEVTHGIASVDESAITGESAPVIREAGGDRSAVTGGTRVLSDVITVQITSNPGETFLDRMIALVEGAERQKTPNEIALNILLAGLTITFLLAVVTLQPFAVYSGAPQTVFVLVSLLVCLIPTTIGGLLSAIGIAGMDRLVQHNVLATSGRAVEAAGDVNTLLLDKTGTITIGNRQAAEFVAAPGVTAETLADAAQLSSLADETPEGRSIVVLAKEKYGLRGRELGQMHAEFVPFSATTRMSGIEVEGRSIRKGAVDAIARYLEEHGAPMPTEVRSAVETVARSGGTPLVVAENGVALGVIHLKDVVKGGMKERFEQLRAMGIRTVMITGDNPLTAAAIAREAGVDDFLAEAKPKDKMDLIKREQADGKLVAMTGDGTNDAPALAQADVGVAMNSGTQAAKEAGNMVDLDSNPTKLIEIVAIGKQLLMTRGALTTFSIANDVAKYFAIIPAMFAGFFPVLNALNIMHLHNAESAVLSAIIFNALIIIGLIPLALRGVSYKPMSAAALLQRNLLLYGLGGIIVPFVGIKLIDVLIVAMHLA; encoded by the coding sequence ATGTCGCACTCTATGAAGCGCCGCTCCCTGTTTGATCGTAAGATTGTTCGCCGCGCCGCGGTAGACGCGCTGGTGAAGCTCGATCCGAAGACAATGATGAAGAACCCGGTGATGTTTGTGGTGGAGGTAGGCAGTGTTGTTACGACCGTGCTGCTGATCTCCAATGTCATCACCCGGCATGGACATTTTGAGTTTGATCTGCAGATCACGCTGTGGCTGTGGTTCACCGTGCTGTTCGCCAACTTTGCAGAAGCCATGGCAGAGGGCCGGGGCAAAGCCCAGGCCGATGCGCTGCGCCAGGCCAAGTCGGAGACCACCGCTTATCGCGTGGGCAAGAACGGACTGGAAGAGGTTCCCAGCTCGCAGCTTCGCGCCGGTGATGTGGTGCAGGTCAGCGCCGGACAGATGATTCCCGGCGATGGCGAGGTAACGCATGGCATCGCATCAGTGGATGAGTCGGCCATCACCGGCGAGTCCGCTCCTGTGATTCGCGAAGCAGGTGGCGATCGCTCTGCTGTTACTGGCGGAACGCGCGTACTCAGCGACGTGATCACTGTGCAGATTACCTCGAACCCTGGCGAGACCTTCCTTGATCGTATGATCGCACTCGTCGAAGGCGCGGAACGCCAGAAGACTCCAAACGAAATTGCACTGAACATTCTGCTGGCGGGGTTGACGATTACTTTCCTGCTTGCGGTGGTGACACTGCAACCGTTTGCGGTGTACTCCGGCGCGCCACAGACTGTGTTCGTGCTGGTATCGCTGCTGGTGTGCCTGATTCCGACAACAATCGGCGGCTTGCTCTCGGCCATTGGCATTGCGGGTATGGACCGGCTGGTTCAGCACAATGTGCTCGCCACCAGCGGACGCGCGGTGGAAGCAGCGGGCGATGTGAACACGCTGCTGCTGGACAAGACGGGCACCATCACCATTGGCAATCGTCAGGCAGCGGAGTTTGTAGCCGCGCCTGGTGTGACCGCCGAGACACTGGCCGATGCGGCGCAGCTTTCTTCGCTGGCCGACGAGACGCCGGAGGGCCGCTCGATCGTCGTACTGGCGAAGGAGAAGTACGGCCTGCGCGGGCGCGAGCTTGGGCAGATGCATGCCGAGTTCGTTCCCTTCTCCGCAACCACGCGCATGAGCGGCATTGAGGTGGAGGGCCGCAGCATTCGCAAGGGTGCTGTGGACGCCATTGCCCGCTACCTTGAAGAACATGGCGCGCCGATGCCCACGGAGGTCCGCAGCGCAGTAGAGACGGTTGCACGCAGTGGCGGCACTCCCCTGGTAGTTGCCGAAAACGGTGTCGCCCTGGGCGTGATTCACCTGAAGGACGTGGTGAAGGGGGGCATGAAGGAGCGCTTCGAACAGTTGCGCGCCATGGGCATTCGCACGGTAATGATTACCGGCGATAACCCGCTGACAGCAGCCGCCATTGCACGGGAAGCTGGCGTCGATGACTTTCTGGCCGAAGCCAAGCCGAAGGACAAAATGGACCTGATCAAGCGCGAGCAGGCCGATGGCAAACTGGTGGCCATGACGGGCGACGGCACCAACGACGCTCCGGCGCTGGCGCAGGCCGATGTAGGCGTTGCGATGAACAGCGGCACGCAGGCTGCAAAAGAAGCCGGCAACATGGTCGATCTGGACAGCAACCCGACCAAGCTGATCGAGATTGTGGCCATCGGCAAGCAGTTGCTGATGACGCGCGGAGCTCTGACCACCTTCTCCATCGCCAACGATGTGGCCAAGTACTTTGCGATTATTCCTGCGATGTTTGCCGGCTTCTTCCCTGTGCTGAATGCATTGAACATCATGCATCTGCATAACGCGGAGTCAGCGGTGCTGTCGGCCATCATCTTCAACGCGCTGATTATTATCGGGCTGATTCCCCTGGCGCTGCGCGGTGTGAGCTATAAGCCCATGTCCGCCGCTGCCCTGCTGCAGCGCAACCTGCTGCTCTACGGACTGGGCGGCATTATCGTGCCGTTCGTCGGCATCAAGCTGATCGATGTATTGATCGTCGCTATGCACCTGGCATAG
- the kdpA gene encoding potassium-transporting ATPase subunit KdpA — protein sequence MSLNGWLQIVLFFAAVLLLTKPLGAYITRVFQRQRTPLDVVLGPCERLFYRLTGVDAEQEMSWGMYATAMLIFSAATLVLTYLVQRLQHLLPFNPQHLPGVASDLALNTAISFTTNTNWQSYVPETTMSYLTQMLGLATHNFWSAAVGLALAIAFIRGIARREMKTLGNFWVDLTRGTLWVLLPLSVIFALVLVSQGVVQNLKPYDTAKLVEPQTSTGVDGKQTTVTTQTIAQGPVASQEAIKMLGTNGGGFFNANSAHPFENPTPLTNFLEMLAIFLIPAALTATLGQMVGSPKHGWAVFAAMALLCFAGVLTCYWAEAHGNPMLHGVDQHVSTLQSGGNMEGKEVRFGIANTALFATVTTDASCGAVNGMHDSFTPLGGMVPMVNILLGEVVFGGVGAGMYGMLVFVIVAVFIAGLMVGRTPEYLGKKIEAYDVQLSMLYILIFPLVILGFAAISVLMPHLGLSSLANHGPHGLSEILYAYTSATGNNGSAFAGLNANTHWYNYTLGIAMFFGRFMMIIPMLAIAGNLAGKKIVPASAGTFPVTTPLFTVLLTAVIVIVGALTFFPVLSLGPILEHLLLGIGQTF from the coding sequence ATGTCTCTTAATGGCTGGCTTCAAATTGTTCTTTTCTTTGCCGCTGTCCTGCTGCTGACCAAGCCGCTTGGCGCGTATATCACACGTGTGTTTCAACGGCAGCGGACTCCCCTGGATGTCGTGCTTGGCCCGTGCGAACGCCTGTTCTACCGGCTGACCGGCGTGGATGCCGAGCAGGAGATGAGCTGGGGCATGTATGCCACGGCCATGCTGATCTTCAGTGCGGCGACGCTGGTGCTGACGTACCTGGTCCAGCGGCTGCAGCATCTGCTTCCCTTCAACCCGCAGCATCTGCCGGGCGTTGCTTCTGACCTTGCACTGAACACCGCAATCTCCTTCACGACCAACACCAACTGGCAGTCGTATGTGCCGGAGACCACGATGAGCTATCTGACGCAGATGCTCGGTCTGGCGACGCACAACTTCTGGTCGGCAGCGGTTGGCCTGGCGCTGGCGATTGCCTTTATTCGCGGCATTGCGCGCCGCGAAATGAAGACGTTGGGCAACTTCTGGGTCGACCTGACGCGCGGCACACTGTGGGTACTGCTGCCGCTGTCGGTTATCTTCGCTCTCGTGCTGGTGTCTCAGGGTGTAGTGCAGAACCTGAAGCCGTATGACACTGCGAAGCTGGTGGAACCGCAAACCTCGACCGGTGTCGATGGCAAACAGACGACGGTGACCACGCAGACGATTGCGCAGGGCCCTGTCGCATCGCAGGAAGCCATCAAGATGCTGGGCACCAACGGCGGCGGCTTCTTCAATGCCAACAGCGCGCACCCGTTTGAGAACCCCACACCGCTGACAAACTTCCTCGAGATGCTTGCGATCTTCCTGATTCCGGCCGCGCTGACGGCAACGCTAGGGCAGATGGTTGGATCGCCGAAGCATGGATGGGCTGTGTTTGCCGCGATGGCGCTGCTTTGCTTTGCCGGTGTGTTGACCTGCTACTGGGCAGAGGCACATGGCAACCCGATGCTGCATGGCGTGGACCAGCATGTCTCAACCCTGCAGAGCGGCGGCAACATGGAAGGCAAAGAGGTTCGCTTTGGCATTGCAAATACCGCGTTGTTTGCCACGGTGACCACCGACGCAAGCTGCGGCGCGGTGAACGGTATGCATGACAGCTTTACCCCGTTGGGCGGCATGGTCCCGATGGTCAATATCCTGCTGGGCGAGGTGGTCTTTGGCGGTGTGGGAGCGGGCATGTACGGCATGCTGGTCTTCGTCATCGTCGCGGTATTCATCGCAGGCCTGATGGTAGGCCGCACGCCGGAGTACCTGGGCAAGAAGATTGAGGCCTACGACGTGCAGCTCTCCATGCTGTACATCCTCATCTTCCCGCTGGTGATTCTTGGCTTTGCCGCGATCTCTGTACTGATGCCTCATCTAGGGCTGAGCAGCCTGGCCAACCACGGGCCGCATGGGTTGTCGGAGATTCTGTATGCCTATACCTCTGCGACCGGCAATAACGGCTCAGCGTTTGCAGGGCTGAACGCCAACACGCACTGGTACAACTACACACTTGGCATTGCGATGTTCTTCGGGCGGTTCATGATGATCATCCCCATGCTGGCGATTGCCGGCAACCTTGCGGGCAAAAAGATTGTTCCAGCCTCGGCAGGCACCTTCCCGGTCACGACACCGCTGTTCACCGTGCTATTGACGGCAGTGATTGTGATTGTCGGCGCGCTGACCTTCTTTCCCGTACTTTCTCTTGGTCCGATTCTTGAGCACCTGCTGCTCGGTATTGGACAGACCTTCTAA
- the kdpF gene encoding K(+)-transporting ATPase subunit F: MIANGILLIISLLLMVYLVYALLRPEKF; this comes from the coding sequence ATGATCGCCAACGGCATTCTTCTCATCATCTCGCTGCTGCTGATGGTGTATCTCGTTTACGCACTGCTTCGCCCGGAGAAGTTCTGA
- a CDS encoding porin gives MKAAISTAVLALLTAVPMAAQAVPDAEQRKAEISALRQELARISARLDVLEKADATALPAAAITLAAEKASPVDAAVAPIPSKQEDLLQGTTVGIGFDGYYGYNFNQPIGRANLLRVYDVTSNSFSINQASLVVERLPSIQSRFGGRVDLQFGQATETLQGSYANEQRAQVWRNLFQAYGSYLAPIGSGLQIDFGKFSSALGVEGNYTKDQIAYSRSYTFNFLPYYHMGVRANYNLTPKVNFTYWLVNGVQQTEDFNGFKSQAFLFNFKPASTVSWNVNYYFGQEQRDVLPTDNPGAPTSPTQPGLPRANITPAPNGRNHIFDTYATWNVTPRLTLVGEADYVISREQQQSTMKHIAIGAAYVHYTLPKDWSIGSRFEYFDDRGAMFSGKTQALKEFTFVADKKLAPGMLARAEYRRDYSNQNFFTTDTAGVLVKQQPTATLGLVFWWGNKQGQW, from the coding sequence ATGAAAGCCGCCATCAGCACCGCCGTCCTCGCACTTCTCACAGCCGTCCCAATGGCGGCCCAGGCTGTTCCCGACGCCGAGCAGCGTAAGGCTGAGATATCCGCATTGCGGCAGGAACTGGCGCGGATTTCTGCGCGCCTGGACGTACTGGAAAAGGCGGATGCCACTGCCCTCCCCGCGGCGGCCATCACACTTGCGGCTGAAAAAGCTTCCCCGGTTGATGCGGCCGTGGCCCCTATTCCGTCGAAGCAGGAAGACCTGCTGCAGGGAACGACCGTCGGCATTGGGTTCGACGGCTACTATGGCTACAACTTCAACCAGCCGATTGGCCGCGCCAACCTGTTGCGCGTGTATGACGTCACCAGCAACAGCTTCAGCATCAACCAGGCGTCACTGGTCGTAGAACGTCTGCCCTCCATCCAGAGCCGCTTTGGTGGCCGCGTCGACCTGCAGTTTGGCCAGGCGACCGAGACCCTGCAGGGTTCGTATGCGAATGAGCAGCGTGCCCAGGTATGGCGCAACCTGTTCCAGGCGTACGGCAGCTATCTGGCGCCGATCGGCAGCGGGTTGCAGATTGACTTCGGCAAGTTCTCCAGCGCGCTTGGGGTGGAAGGTAACTACACCAAGGACCAGATCGCGTATTCGCGCTCCTATACCTTCAATTTCCTGCCCTACTATCACATGGGCGTACGGGCGAATTACAACCTGACGCCGAAGGTGAACTTCACCTACTGGCTGGTGAATGGGGTACAGCAGACAGAGGACTTCAACGGCTTCAAATCGCAGGCCTTCCTCTTCAACTTCAAGCCTGCATCGACTGTCTCCTGGAATGTGAACTATTACTTCGGCCAGGAGCAGCGGGATGTGCTGCCAACCGACAACCCAGGAGCTCCGACCTCTCCGACGCAACCGGGGCTTCCGAGGGCCAACATTACACCCGCGCCGAATGGACGCAACCACATCTTCGACACCTATGCGACGTGGAACGTGACGCCGCGGCTGACATTGGTGGGTGAGGCCGATTACGTAATCAGCCGAGAGCAGCAACAGAGCACCATGAAGCACATCGCCATTGGTGCGGCTTACGTCCACTACACCTTGCCGAAGGACTGGAGCATTGGCAGCCGGTTTGAATACTTTGACGACCGCGGTGCAATGTTCAGCGGTAAGACGCAGGCGCTGAAGGAGTTTACCTTCGTCGCCGACAAGAAGCTGGCGCCGGGCATGCTGGCCCGCGCTGAATATCGCAGAGATTACTCCAACCAGAACTTCTTCACCACGGATACCGCGGGTGTGCTGGTCAAACAGCAGCCGACGGCGACGCTGGGGCTTGTGTTCTGGTGGGGCAACAAACAGGGCCAGTGGTAA
- a CDS encoding response regulator transcription factor, translating to MSANILVVDDDPQILRMLRTTLQASGYAVNTAGGGRSALEAIAQSVPDLLITDLSMPGMDGIELTRKVRASHELPIIVLSVRDNDEAKVQALDEGADDYVTKPFRTPELLARVRAHLRRTQRAETASHAVLEVGHFHIDQDSRIVTVRGEHLHLSPKEFDLLLLFAKSPLKVLTHKTLLRSIWGVAGANQPEYLRVLVAQLRKKIETDTSKYIQSEPWVGYRFSPDGHEDLTTF from the coding sequence ATGAGCGCCAATATCCTGGTTGTGGATGACGATCCGCAGATTCTTCGCATGTTGCGCACCACGCTGCAGGCCAGCGGATATGCCGTGAATACAGCCGGAGGCGGAAGGTCTGCGCTGGAGGCAATTGCCCAGTCGGTGCCGGACCTGCTGATTACCGACCTGTCGATGCCCGGGATGGACGGCATTGAACTCACGCGCAAGGTGCGTGCTTCGCATGAGCTCCCGATCATTGTGCTGAGCGTGCGCGACAACGACGAAGCCAAGGTCCAGGCGCTGGATGAAGGCGCGGACGATTACGTGACCAAGCCCTTCCGCACGCCGGAGCTGTTGGCGCGCGTGCGGGCACACCTGCGCCGGACGCAACGCGCGGAGACGGCTTCGCACGCGGTGCTGGAAGTAGGCCACTTTCATATTGATCAGGACAGCCGAATTGTGACGGTGCGGGGAGAACATCTGCACCTGTCGCCCAAGGAGTTTGACCTTCTTCTGCTGTTTGCGAAGAGCCCGCTGAAGGTGTTGACCCATAAAACCCTCCTGCGATCGATCTGGGGGGTGGCTGGCGCCAATCAGCCGGAGTATCTGCGGGTGCTAGTTGCCCAACTTAGGAAAAAAATCGAAACAGACACGTCGAAATATATTCAGAGCGAGCCTTGGGTCGGCTATCGTTTTAGTCCCGATGGTCACGAGGATCTTACGACTTTTTAA
- a CDS encoding universal stress protein — protein sequence MPDYRKSPEDWLSSSETEKARGRFKVFLGYAPGVGKTFAMLSEGVRRRSRGEDVVIGIVETHGRAGTAEMAAKLEQIPRKEIEYKGTLFTEMDVDAILSRMPQVVLVDELAHTNIEGSRTGKRYEDVLLLLENKIDVLSTINIQHVESLSMRVQALTGIKVQEQVPDWVLDQADEIVISDLTPEALVTRMRRGDIYPQERVERALSNFFRKGNLIALREMALQRVTRAVDRTLDDYVKRKQLGPHWTVAERIAVCISANPEARDLIGRGARLAQALDGELYVLHVDNERDKTPERAKILESHIQFANNLGATVVHLSGSSVASATAAFVKEQRITQALFGRSALHGLKKYLYYLAIQKFMSEAPHVDLHIITQESR from the coding sequence GTGCCTGACTATCGCAAGTCTCCGGAAGATTGGTTGAGCAGCAGCGAGACGGAAAAAGCACGTGGCCGCTTCAAGGTTTTCCTTGGCTATGCGCCCGGTGTCGGCAAGACCTTCGCCATGCTGAGCGAGGGCGTACGCCGCCGCAGCCGCGGAGAAGATGTGGTCATCGGCATTGTGGAAACCCATGGCCGCGCCGGCACCGCCGAGATGGCCGCCAAACTTGAGCAGATTCCCCGCAAAGAGATCGAGTACAAGGGCACACTCTTCACGGAAATGGATGTGGATGCCATTCTGTCCCGGATGCCGCAGGTGGTGCTGGTGGACGAACTGGCGCATACCAACATTGAAGGCAGCCGGACCGGCAAGCGGTATGAAGATGTTCTGCTGCTGCTGGAGAACAAGATCGACGTGCTATCGACGATCAACATCCAGCATGTCGAAAGCCTGAGCATGCGTGTGCAGGCGCTGACCGGCATCAAGGTGCAGGAACAGGTGCCGGACTGGGTGCTGGACCAGGCCGATGAGATTGTCATCAGCGATCTGACGCCGGAGGCGCTGGTGACACGCATGAGACGCGGCGATATCTATCCGCAGGAGCGGGTGGAGCGGGCGCTTTCGAACTTCTTCCGCAAGGGCAACCTGATTGCCCTGCGAGAGATGGCGCTGCAACGCGTGACCCGCGCGGTGGACCGCACGCTGGATGACTATGTGAAACGCAAACAACTGGGGCCGCACTGGACCGTGGCTGAGCGCATCGCCGTCTGCATCAGCGCGAACCCTGAAGCGCGCGACCTGATTGGGCGCGGTGCGCGCCTGGCGCAGGCCCTGGATGGCGAGCTGTACGTTCTGCATGTGGACAATGAGCGTGATAAAACACCGGAACGTGCGAAGATTCTGGAGTCGCACATCCAATTTGCCAATAACCTGGGAGCTACCGTGGTTCATCTGTCGGGCAGCAGTGTTGCCTCAGCCACGGCGGCGTTTGTGAAGGAACAACGCATCACGCAGGCGCTTTTTGGACGATCGGCCCTGCATGGGCTGAAGAAGTACCTCTACTACCTTGCCATCCAGAAGTTCATGTCGGAGGCTCCGCATGTGGACCTTCACATCATCACGCAGGAGTCTCGATGA
- a CDS encoding ATP-binding protein, with translation MNSRRIVAVTRWTFSIVALTAIIAVYREWLHVNPTTVALTLLLYILALASVWSLRLAIVTSVLATVGYNFYFLPPVDTLTIADPQNWLALFSFLATALIGSRLSRKARDEAEEARSRQRELETLFSLSRELLASENVAALMDGAPVAVVAATRARSAVLYLLEEDLLFQAGTESLSDHQRIDLRQQAKDGNGVSRIGDEARVVLKVGVKPRGVLMLRGATLSDGALEAIGSMISVSLDRARALENVAHSEAIKESERLRSLMIDSITHELRTPLTSIKGAASALLDGDVQREEDRRELLTIIDQESDRINRLVSQAVEMAQLDARQVHMTFSVVDIEEVIAGARKDCSWVEERHPVDVRIQQKAPLYADFEFLKKVLSNLLENAAKYSGEGSPIVLTTELQGNRLAVSVADKGIGIDPHEQSLIFDRFYRAPVHNQRISGTGMGLSISRSILEAHGGTLSVVSRPGEGSVFTFTLPLAAQERIA, from the coding sequence ATGAACTCGCGCAGGATTGTCGCCGTCACGCGTTGGACGTTTTCCATTGTCGCACTGACGGCCATCATCGCCGTCTACCGGGAATGGCTCCACGTCAACCCAACAACGGTAGCGCTCACGCTGCTGTTATACATCCTCGCGCTTGCTTCGGTGTGGAGCCTGCGGCTGGCCATCGTCACCTCGGTGCTTGCCACCGTTGGCTACAACTTCTATTTCCTGCCGCCGGTGGACACGCTCACCATCGCCGATCCACAGAATTGGCTGGCACTGTTTTCCTTCCTGGCAACCGCGCTGATCGGCAGCCGTCTCTCCCGCAAGGCGCGGGATGAAGCCGAAGAGGCCCGTTCACGGCAACGCGAACTGGAAACCCTTTTCTCGCTTAGCCGCGAACTGCTGGCCAGTGAAAACGTAGCCGCTCTCATGGATGGCGCTCCCGTCGCTGTTGTCGCCGCCACCCGGGCGCGTTCAGCCGTGCTCTATTTGCTTGAGGAAGACCTCCTGTTTCAGGCCGGGACCGAGTCGCTCTCCGACCATCAACGCATCGACCTTCGCCAGCAGGCAAAGGACGGCAACGGCGTCAGCCGCATCGGCGACGAGGCGCGCGTCGTGCTGAAGGTCGGCGTCAAACCACGCGGCGTCCTTATGCTGCGCGGAGCAACTCTCTCGGACGGAGCCCTGGAGGCCATCGGCAGCATGATCTCCGTCTCGCTCGACCGCGCCCGGGCTCTCGAAAACGTCGCGCACAGTGAAGCCATCAAGGAAAGCGAACGGCTTCGCAGCCTGATGATCGATTCCATCACGCACGAGCTTCGCACGCCGCTCACCTCCATCAAGGGCGCGGCCAGCGCCCTCTTGGACGGTGATGTCCAGAGGGAGGAAGACCGCCGCGAGCTGCTGACCATCATCGACCAGGAAAGCGACCGCATCAACCGCCTGGTCTCCCAGGCCGTTGAAATGGCGCAGCTGGATGCCCGCCAGGTCCACATGACCTTCAGTGTGGTCGATATTGAGGAGGTCATCGCCGGCGCAAGAAAAGACTGCAGCTGGGTGGAGGAACGTCATCCGGTCGATGTTCGCATTCAGCAGAAGGCCCCTTTGTATGCAGATTTCGAGTTTCTGAAGAAGGTGCTCAGCAACCTGCTTGAAAACGCCGCCAAATACTCCGGCGAAGGTTCGCCCATTGTGCTGACCACCGAGCTTCAGGGGAACCGTCTGGCGGTCAGTGTCGCGGATAAAGGCATCGGTATTGATCCCCACGAGCAGAGCCTGATCTTCGACCGCTTTTATCGCGCGCCTGTTCACAATCAGCGCATATCCGGAACGGGTATGGGACTTTCTATCAGCCGCTCGATCCTTGAAGCGCACGGGGGAACCCTCTCCGTTGTCAGCCGTCCTGGCGAAGGTTCGGTTTTCACCTTTACGTTGCCCCTGGCTGCTCAGGAAAGGATTGCTTGA